One part of the Eucalyptus grandis isolate ANBG69807.140 chromosome 10, ASM1654582v1, whole genome shotgun sequence genome encodes these proteins:
- the LOC104421074 gene encoding NF-X1-type zinc finger protein NFXL2, producing METARGSKREVLIELAERIEGNERRRPATDPPPRRSSRNSPIRRPHPATASNGDPRRPPSPPAQVLSDSDSDSDNAAAPSGARPLRHVDLSDSVFKSYLQFTGHTAATVDLSKIQSFLASSSSGAVSCLICLERIRPSDPTWSCSSLCFSVFHLLCIQSWARQSLDAAAARAAVRLSIPADKAAEAASWGCPKCRCEYSKTQIPKSYLCYCGKVENPPGDDPWILPHSCGELCNRPLRPLCGHSCLLLCHPGPCPSCPQLVEAECFCGSARDVRRCGYKNFSCKKRCNKLLDCGIHQCGEICHEGDCPPCRKRGVYRCRCGKREEERDCCDRDFRCEVPCEKALGCGKHVCSRGCHAGECGDCPLQGKRTCPCRKRVYEGMACDVDAPLCGATCNKTLSCSYHRCPERCHRGPCVETCRIVVTKSCRCGSLKKEVPCFQDLSCERKCMRTRDCGRHACKRRCCDGDCPPCLEKCDKRLRCKNHKCPSPCHRGACAPCPVMVTISCACGETQFEVPCGTEMDQKPPRCRKPCSITPLCRHASICKPHKCHYGACPQCKLICEEEYPCGHRCKLRCHGPKPPPNPEFTVKPKKKKFVHQSEYTPGSPCPPCPELVWRSCVGQHVGAEKMMVCSQRTLFSCDNLCGNPLSCGNHYCTKTCHALKSRSSTSSTTRGGESCEKCTLPCQKERTPECPHPCPLRCHPGECASCKVLVKRSCHCGAMVHVFECIYYNTLSGEEQMAVRSCGGPCHRKLPNCTHLCPETCHPGPCPSPEKCGKKVTVRCECQTLKKEWPCHNVQAAYLAASRDPKDISKNQFGHGLLPCNSDCKSRMQVVQSNLQQRKPKISEIEEPDPGKSAPKRRKRRERLQETKETSTLQRIGSTMRWMLVCLAIVVVVIAVSYYGYKGLLRLSDWMNEIDRQRQRGHPRI from the exons ATGGAGACCGCTAGAGGGTCGAAGCGGGAGGTTTTGATCGAGCTGGCCGAAAGGATCGAGGGCAACGAA cggcggcggccggccacCGATCCACCGCCGCGACGATCCTCGAGGAATTCCCCGATCCGGCGACCCCATCCGGCCACCGCCTCAAATGGCGACCCCCGCCGTCCGCCCTCGCCCCCCGCCCAGGTGCTctccgactccgactccgactccgacAACGCCGCCGCCCCCTCCGGCGCCCGCCCGCTCCGCCACGTGGACCTCTCGGACTCCGTCTTCAAGTCCTACCTCCAGTTCACCGGCCACACCGCGGCCACCGTCGACCTCTCGAAGATCCAGTCCttcctcgcctcctcctcctccggcgcCGTGTCGTGCCTCATCTGCCTCGAGCGCATCCGGCCCTCCGACCCCACCTGGTCCTGCTCCTCCCTCTGCTTCTCCGTCTTCCACCTCCTCTGCATCCAGTCCTGGGCCCGCCAGTccctcgacgccgccgccgcccgcgccgCCGTCCGCCTCTCCATCCCCGCCGACAAGGCCGCGGAGGCGGCCTCCTGGGGCTGCCCGAAATGCAGGTGCGAGTACTCCAAGACCCAGATCCCAAAATCGTATCTTTGTTACTGTGGCAAGGTGGAGAACCCGCCGGGTGATGATCCTTGGATCTTGCCGCATTCTTGCGGTGAGCTGTGTAATAGGCCCTTGAGGCCCCTCTGCGGGCACTCTTGCTTGTTGCTTTGTCACCCCGGTCCGTGCCCCAGCTGCCCTCAGCTCGTGGAGGCCGAGTGCTTTTGCGGATCGGCACGGGATGTCCGCCGATGTGGGTACAAGAACTTCTCCTGTAAGAAAAGGTGCAATAAGTTGTTGGATTGTGGCATTCATCAGTGTGGTGAAATTTGTCATGAGGGCGATTGCCCGCCATGTCGGAAGAGAGGCGTGTATAGGTGCAGATGCGGgaagagggaggaagagagagattgttgcGATAGAGATTTTCGGTGCGAGGTGCCGTGTGAGAAAGCTCTTGGTTGTGGGAAGCATGTGTGTAGCAGAGGGTGTCATGCTGGGGAATGCGGGGATTGTCCATTGCAAGGGAAAAGAACTTGCCCTTGCAGGAAGAGGGTGTATGAAGGAATGGCTTGCGATGTTGATGCGCCTTTGTGTGGCGCCACATGTAACAAGACGCTGAGCTGCAGTTATCATAGGTGCCCGGAACGGTGTCATCGTGGACCTTGCGTTGAGACTTGTAGAATTGTTGTTACCAAGTCATGTAGGTGTGGAAGCTTGAAGAAAGAG GTTCCTTGCTTTCAAGATTTGTCATGTGAGAGGAAGTGCATGAGAACGAGAGACTGTGGACGTCATGCTTGCAAGCGTCGTTGCTGTGATGGGGATTGCCCGCCATGCTTGGAG AAATGCGACAAGCGGCTTAGGTGCAAAAACCATAAATGCCCTTCCCCATGTCACAG AGGTGCCTGTGCCCCTTGCCCAGTGATGGTGACAATTTCATGTGCATGCGGTGAAACACAGTTCGAG GTTCCATGTGGCACGGAAATGGATCAGAAACCTCCTAGATGCCGCAAACCTTGCTCCATTACGCCACTCTGCCGGCATGCATCAATTTGCAAG CCGCATAAGTGCCACTACGGAGCATGCCCGCAATGCAAGCTAATTTGTGAAGAAGAGTATCCATGTGGTCATAGGTGCAAACTGAG ATGTCACGGCCCTAAACCTCCTCCTAATCCAGAATTCACAGTGAAACCTAAGAAGAAAAAGTTTGTCCATCAGAGTGAATATACTCCTGGTTCTCCATGCCCTCCTTGTCCTGAACTTGTCTGGAGATCATGTGTCGGACAACATGTAGGGGCGGAAAAGATG ATGGTATGCTCACAGAGAACACTGTTCTCATGTGATAACTTATGTGGGAATCCTTTATCCTGTGGCAATCATTATTGCACTAAAACTTGCCATGCCTTGAAGAGCCGATCTTCAACATCATCTACGACCAGAGGTGGTGAATCTTGTGAAAAGTGTACTCTCCCTTGCCAAAAG GAGAGGACACCCGAATGTCCGCATCCCTGTCCCCTCCGTTGCCATCCGGGTGAATGTGCATCATGCAAAGTTCTTGTCAAGCGTTCATGTCACTGTGGTGCCATGGTCCATGTTTTCGAATGCATATATTACAACACCCTGTCAGGGGAAGAGCAAATGGCTGTTCGATCATGTGGTGGGCCCTGCCACAG AAAGTTGCCCAATTGTACCCATCTCTGCCCAGAGACATGCCATCCCGGTCCATGCCCATCTCCTGAGAAGTGTGGCAAAAAG GTTACTGTTCGTTGTGAATGCCAGACTTTGAAAAAGGAGTGGCCTTGTCACAATGTCCAAGCCGCATATCTTGCTGCCAGCCGTGATCCGAAGGACATATCAAAGAATCAATTCGGACATGGACTTCTTCCTTGCAACTCTGACTGCAAAAGCAGAATGCAAGTTGTTCAATCGAACTTGCAACAACGTAAACCTAAAATTTCAGAG ATCGAGGAGCCTGATCCAGGGAAGTCTGCCCCAAAACGTCGGAAGCGACGTGAAAGACTGCAAGAAACAAAGGAAACTTCTACTCTGCAG AGAATTGGCAGCACCATGCGGTGGATGCTTGTTTGTCTAGCCATTGTGGTGGTCGTGATCGCAGTGAGCTACTATGGTTACAAAGGTCTATTGAGGCTTTCTGATTGGATGAATGAGATCGATAGGCAAAGACAACGAGGACATCCTCGAATCTAG
- the LOC104421075 gene encoding phosphoinositide phospholipase C 2, giving the protein MWKQTYRVCLCFRRRFNLRMAEAPDEIKRLFSQYSENGIMTAHHLRRFMVEVQKEEGATREDAQAIVDSLRELRHLNVLLRKGLSFEAFLRYLFGDVNPPLSSNQGVHHDMDAPLSHYFIYTGHNSYLTGNQISSDSSDVPIIKALQRGVRVIELDMWPNSSKDDIDVLHGGTLTPPVQLIKCLRSIKEHAFVASEYPVIITFEDHITPDLRAKVAEMVTQIYGDMLFCPEVECLKEFPSPESLKKRIIVSTKPPKKYIQAQEIRVKEIEKQKRKAETDEEASGKESSQLEGGDSAAGDSSESDEEDNNHEELPEESEKAQRDVVPEYVRLIAIHAVKRKGGLKNYLRINPDKVTRLSLNEQKFEKAVARHGKDTIRFTQRNLLRVFPKATRIDSSNYNPMLGWRYGAQMVALNMQGHGKSLWLMHGMFRANGGCGYVKKPEFLMKSDPDNEVFDPKAKLPVKTTLKVNVYMGEGWYYDFPHTHFDAYSPPDFYARVGIAGVPVDTVMKRTRALEDNWTPVWNEEFEFPLTVPELALLRIEVNDYDFSEKPDFGGQTCLPVWELRRGIRSVPLYDHEGEKFRSVRLLMRFEFV; this is encoded by the exons ATGTGGAAACAGACTTACCGGGTGTGCCTGTGCTTCCGCAGGAGGTTCAACCTCCGCATGGCGGAAGCACCGGACGAGATCAAGCGCCTGTTCTCGCAGTACTCGGAGAATGGGATCATGACGGCCCATCATCTCCGCAGGTTCATGGTCGAAGTTCAGAAGGAAGAGGGTGCCACGAGAGAGGACGCGCAGGCCATAGTGGACAGTCTACGTGAGCTTCGGCATCTTAACGTACTTCTCAGGAAGGGCCTCAGCTTTGAAGCCTTTCTCAGATACCTGTTTGGCGATGTCAACCCTCCTCTCTCTTCAAATCAAGGG GTGCACCATGACATGGATGCCCCTCTGTCTCATTATTTCATATACACAGGCCACAATTCATATCTAACCGGCAATCAGATAAGCAGTGATAGCAGCGATGTTCCGATTATCAAAGCGCTCCAGAGAGGAGTTAGAGTGATTGAATTGGATATGTGGCCAAATTCATCCAAGGATGACATCGATGTTCTTCATGGAGG GACTTTAACCCCTCCAGTGCAACTTATAAAGTGTCTGAGGTCCATCAAGGAGCACGCTTTTGTTGCGTCTGAGTATCCGGTCATCATAACCTTCGAAGATCACATCACTCCGGATCTTCGAGCCAAAGTGGCCGAG ATGGTCACTCAAATCTATGGAGATATGCTATTTTGTCCCGAAGTGGAATGCTTAAAGGAATTTCCTTCCCCAGAGTCACTCAAGAAGCGTATCATAGTGTCGACGAAACCACCTAAGAAGTATATTCAGGCCCAAGAAATCAGGGTAAaggaaattgaaaagcaaaagagaaaggcTGAGACAGATGAAGAGGCTTCGGGTAAAGAATCATCTCAACTTGAAGGTGGGGACTCTGCAGCTGGTGATTCG AGCGAGTCTGATGAAGAAGACAATAATCATGAGGAACTACCTGAGGAAAGCGAGAAAGCACAGCGAGATGTGGTGCCGGAATATGTGAGGCTTATAGCTATCCACGCAGTGAAACGAAAGGGCGGACTAAAAAATTACCTGAGGATTAATCCTGATAAAGTCACACGCCTGAGCTTAAACGAACAGAAGTTCGAAAAAGCAGTTGCTCGTCATGGGAAAGACACTATAAG GTTCACCCAGAGGAACTTGCTGAGGGTATTCCCAAAGGCCACGCGTATTGACTCGTCGAACTACAATCCAATGCTCGGATGGAGGTACGGAGCTCAAATGGTCGCACTCAACATGCAA GGTCATGGAAAATCGCTCTGGTTAATGCATGGAATGTTCAGAGCAAATGGGGGTTGTGGTTATGTCAAGAAACCAGAATTCCTAATGAAATCAGACCCGGATAATGAGGTTTTTGATCCCAAGGCCAAACTTCCAGTGAAAACAACATTGAAG GTGAATGTGTATATGGGAGAAGGATGGTACTACGATTTTCCTCATACGCATTTCGATGCATACTCACCTCCGGATTTTTATGCCCGG GTAGGAATCGCCGGAGTGCCAGTGGATACTGTGATGAAGAGAACGAGGGCGCTGGAGGACAATTGGACACCGGTTTGGAACGAAGAATTCGAGTTTCCTTTAACTGTTCCAGAACTGGCTTTACTTCGGATCGAAGTGAATGACTATGACTTCTCGGAGAAGCCCGACTTTGGAGGCCAAACATGCCTACCGGTGTGGGAGCTGCGAAGAGGGATACGATCGGTTCCGCTTTATGACCACGAGGGAGAGAAGTTCCGATCCGTGAGGCTTCTCATGCGGTTCGAATTCGTTTGA
- the LOC104421076 gene encoding phosphoinositide phospholipase C 2 isoform X3: MDAPLSHYFIYTGHNSYLTGNQISSNCSDVPIIKALERGVRVIELDIWPNSSKDNIDVLHGGTLTTPVELIKCLRSIKEHAFVASEYPVIITLEDHITPELQAKVAEMVTQTYGDMLFCPGSEVLKEFPSPESLKKHIIISTKPPKKYLEAQEIKEKEIKQQKSKASTDEEAWGKELPELKGGDSVAGDSNDSDEEDNNHEEVLDDGDKAQSDVMPGYVRLIAIHAMRRKGELKDYLRVNPDKVTRLSLNEQKLEKAVAAHGKDLIRFTQRNLLRVFPKSTRFDSSNYNPMIGWRYGAQMVALNMQGHGRPLWLMHGMFRANGGCGYVKKPEFLMKSGPDNEVFDPKAKLPVKTTLKVTVYMGEGWYYDFHCTHFDAYSPPDFYARVGIAGVPADTGMKRTKTWEDNWTPAWNEEFEFPLTVPELALLRIEVHEYDVSEKDDFGGQTCLPVWELRRGIRSVPLHNYEGEKYPSVRLLMRFEFF, translated from the exons ATGGATGCCCCTCTGTCTCATTATTTCATATACACAGGCCACAATTCATATCTAACCGGCAATCAGATAAGCAGCAATTGCAGCGATGTTCCGATCATCAAAGCGCTCGAGAGAGGCGTTAGAGTGATTGAATTGGATATATGGCCAAATTCATCTAAGGACAACATCGATGTTCTTCATGGAGG GACTTTAACCACTCCAGTGGAACTTATAAAGTGCCTGAGGTCTATTAAGGAGCATGCGTTCGTCGCGTCTGAGTATCCGGTCATCATAACCTTGGAAGATCACATCACTCCGGAACTTCAGGCCAAAGTGGCCGAG ATGGTCACTCAAACCTATGGAGACATGCTGTTTTGTCCCGGATCGGAAGTTTTAAAGGAATTTCCTTCTCCGGAGTCGCTCAAGAAGCATATCATAATATCAACAAAACCTCCTAAGAAGTATCTTGAGGCCCAGGAaatcaaggaaaaggaaattaaacaGCAAAAGAGCAAGGCCTCAACCGATGAAGAGGCTTGGGGAAAAGAATTACCTGAACTCAAAGGCGGGGACTCTGTAGCTGGTGATTCG AATGATTCAGATGAAGAAGACAATAATCACGAGGAAGTACTGGACGACGGTGATAAAGCACAAAGCGATGTGATGCCGGGATATGTGAGGCTCATAGCTATCCATGCCATGAGACGAAAGGGTGAATTGAAAGATTACCTGAGGGTGAATCCTGATAAAGTAACGCGCCTGAGCTTAAACGAGCAAAAGCTTGAAAAAGCAGTCGCTGCCCATGGGAAAGACCTTATCAG GTTTACCCAGAGGAACTTGCTGAGGGTATTCCCGAAGTCCACGCGTTTTGACTCGTCGAACTACAATCCAATGATCGGATGGAGGTACGGAGCTCAAATGGTTGCACTCAACATGCAG GGACATGGAAGACCACTCTGGTTAATGCATGGAATGTTCAGAGCAAATGGTGGTTGCGGTTATGTCAAGAAACCAGAATTCCTAATGAAATCTGGCCCGGACAATGAGGTTTTCGATCCCAAGGCCAAACTTCCGGTGAAAACAACTTTGAAA GTGACTGTGTATATGGGAGAAGGATGGTACTACGATTTTCATTGTACGCATTTTGACGCATACTCACCCCCGGATTTTTACGCCCGG GTAGGAATTGCCGGAGTTCCAGCGGATACTGGCATGAAGAGAACGAAAACGTGGGAAGACAATTGGACACCGGCTTGGAACGAAGAATTCGAGTTCCCTTTAACTGTTCCGGAACTGGCTTTACTTCGGATCGAAGTTCATGAGTATGACGTTTCGGAAAAGGATGACTTTGGAGGCCAAACGTGCCTACCGGTGTGGGAGCTGCGAAGAGGGATACGATCGGTTCCGCTCCATAACTACGAGGGAGAGAAGTATCCATCCGTGAGGCTTCTTATGCGCTTCGAGTTCTTTTGA
- the LOC104421076 gene encoding phosphoinositide phospholipase C 2 isoform X2 — MSKQTYRVCFCFRRRFKLHVAEPPGEVKRLFVQYSENGTLTVDHLHRFLVEVQKEERATREDAQAIVDSLRELKHLNILHRKGLSIEAFFRYLFGDMNPPLSPDHGVGHDMDAPLSHYFIYTGHNSYLTGNQISSNCSDVPIIKALERGVRVIELDIWPNSSKDNIDVLHGGTLTTPVELIKCLRSIKEHAFVASEYPVIITLEDHITPELQAKVAEMVTQTYGDMLFCPGSEVLKEFPSPESLKKHIIISTKPPKKYLEAQEIKEKEIKQQKSKASTDEEAWGKELPELKGGDSVAGDSNDSDEEDNNHEEVLDDGDKAQSDVMPGYVRLIAIHAMRRKGELKDYLRVNPDKVTRLSLNEQKLEKAVAAHGKDLIRFTQRNLLRVFPKSTRFDSSNYNPMIGWRYGAQMVALNMQGHGRPLWLMHGMFRANGGCGYVKKPEFLMKSGPDNEVFDPKAKLPVKTTLKVTVYMGEGWYYDFHCTHFDAYSPPDFYARVGIAGVPADTGMKRTKTWEDNWTPAWNEEFEFPLTVPELALLRIEVHEYDVSEKDDFGGQTCLPVWELRRGIRSVPLHNYEGEKYPSVRLLMRFEFF; from the exons ATGTCGAAACAGACCTACCGAGTGTGCTTCTGCTTCCGCCGGAGGTTCAAGCTCCATGTGGCGGAACCACCGGGCGAGGTCAAGAGGCTGTTCGTGCAATACTCGGAGAATGGGACCCTGACGGTCGATCATCTCCACAGGTTCTTGGTCGAAGTTCAGAAGGAAGAGAGAGCCACGAGAGAGGACGCGCAGGCCATAGTGGACAGCCTACGTGAGCTCAAGCATCTTAACATACTTCACCGGAAGGGCCTCAGCATTGAAGCCTTTTTCAGATACCTGTTTGGTGATATgaaccctcctctctctccggATCATGgg GTGGGCCATGACATGGATGCCCCTCTGTCTCATTATTTCATATACACAGGCCACAATTCATATCTAACCGGCAATCAGATAAGCAGCAATTGCAGCGATGTTCCGATCATCAAAGCGCTCGAGAGAGGCGTTAGAGTGATTGAATTGGATATATGGCCAAATTCATCTAAGGACAACATCGATGTTCTTCATGGAGG GACTTTAACCACTCCAGTGGAACTTATAAAGTGCCTGAGGTCTATTAAGGAGCATGCGTTCGTCGCGTCTGAGTATCCGGTCATCATAACCTTGGAAGATCACATCACTCCGGAACTTCAGGCCAAAGTGGCCGAG ATGGTCACTCAAACCTATGGAGACATGCTGTTTTGTCCCGGATCGGAAGTTTTAAAGGAATTTCCTTCTCCGGAGTCGCTCAAGAAGCATATCATAATATCAACAAAACCTCCTAAGAAGTATCTTGAGGCCCAGGAaatcaaggaaaaggaaattaaacaGCAAAAGAGCAAGGCCTCAACCGATGAAGAGGCTTGGGGAAAAGAATTACCTGAACTCAAAGGCGGGGACTCTGTAGCTGGTGATTCG AATGATTCAGATGAAGAAGACAATAATCACGAGGAAGTACTGGACGACGGTGATAAAGCACAAAGCGATGTGATGCCGGGATATGTGAGGCTCATAGCTATCCATGCCATGAGACGAAAGGGTGAATTGAAAGATTACCTGAGGGTGAATCCTGATAAAGTAACGCGCCTGAGCTTAAACGAGCAAAAGCTTGAAAAAGCAGTCGCTGCCCATGGGAAAGACCTTATCAG GTTTACCCAGAGGAACTTGCTGAGGGTATTCCCGAAGTCCACGCGTTTTGACTCGTCGAACTACAATCCAATGATCGGATGGAGGTACGGAGCTCAAATGGTTGCACTCAACATGCAG GGACATGGAAGACCACTCTGGTTAATGCATGGAATGTTCAGAGCAAATGGTGGTTGCGGTTATGTCAAGAAACCAGAATTCCTAATGAAATCTGGCCCGGACAATGAGGTTTTCGATCCCAAGGCCAAACTTCCGGTGAAAACAACTTTGAAA GTGACTGTGTATATGGGAGAAGGATGGTACTACGATTTTCATTGTACGCATTTTGACGCATACTCACCCCCGGATTTTTACGCCCGG GTAGGAATTGCCGGAGTTCCAGCGGATACTGGCATGAAGAGAACGAAAACGTGGGAAGACAATTGGACACCGGCTTGGAACGAAGAATTCGAGTTCCCTTTAACTGTTCCGGAACTGGCTTTACTTCGGATCGAAGTTCATGAGTATGACGTTTCGGAAAAGGATGACTTTGGAGGCCAAACGTGCCTACCGGTGTGGGAGCTGCGAAGAGGGATACGATCGGTTCCGCTCCATAACTACGAGGGAGAGAAGTATCCATCCGTGAGGCTTCTTATGCGCTTCGAGTTCTTTTGA
- the LOC104421076 gene encoding phosphoinositide phospholipase C 2 isoform X1 — MSKQTYRVCFCFRRRFKLHVAEPPGEVKRLFVQYSENGTLTVDHLHRFLVEVQKEERATREDAQAIVDSLRELKHLNILHRKGLSIEAFFRYLFGDMNPPLSPDHGVIKKSVSFVGHDMDAPLSHYFIYTGHNSYLTGNQISSNCSDVPIIKALERGVRVIELDIWPNSSKDNIDVLHGGTLTTPVELIKCLRSIKEHAFVASEYPVIITLEDHITPELQAKVAEMVTQTYGDMLFCPGSEVLKEFPSPESLKKHIIISTKPPKKYLEAQEIKEKEIKQQKSKASTDEEAWGKELPELKGGDSVAGDSNDSDEEDNNHEEVLDDGDKAQSDVMPGYVRLIAIHAMRRKGELKDYLRVNPDKVTRLSLNEQKLEKAVAAHGKDLIRFTQRNLLRVFPKSTRFDSSNYNPMIGWRYGAQMVALNMQGHGRPLWLMHGMFRANGGCGYVKKPEFLMKSGPDNEVFDPKAKLPVKTTLKVTVYMGEGWYYDFHCTHFDAYSPPDFYARVGIAGVPADTGMKRTKTWEDNWTPAWNEEFEFPLTVPELALLRIEVHEYDVSEKDDFGGQTCLPVWELRRGIRSVPLHNYEGEKYPSVRLLMRFEFF, encoded by the exons ATGTCGAAACAGACCTACCGAGTGTGCTTCTGCTTCCGCCGGAGGTTCAAGCTCCATGTGGCGGAACCACCGGGCGAGGTCAAGAGGCTGTTCGTGCAATACTCGGAGAATGGGACCCTGACGGTCGATCATCTCCACAGGTTCTTGGTCGAAGTTCAGAAGGAAGAGAGAGCCACGAGAGAGGACGCGCAGGCCATAGTGGACAGCCTACGTGAGCTCAAGCATCTTAACATACTTCACCGGAAGGGCCTCAGCATTGAAGCCTTTTTCAGATACCTGTTTGGTGATATgaaccctcctctctctccggATCATGgggtaataaaaaaatctgtTTCCTTC GTGGGCCATGACATGGATGCCCCTCTGTCTCATTATTTCATATACACAGGCCACAATTCATATCTAACCGGCAATCAGATAAGCAGCAATTGCAGCGATGTTCCGATCATCAAAGCGCTCGAGAGAGGCGTTAGAGTGATTGAATTGGATATATGGCCAAATTCATCTAAGGACAACATCGATGTTCTTCATGGAGG GACTTTAACCACTCCAGTGGAACTTATAAAGTGCCTGAGGTCTATTAAGGAGCATGCGTTCGTCGCGTCTGAGTATCCGGTCATCATAACCTTGGAAGATCACATCACTCCGGAACTTCAGGCCAAAGTGGCCGAG ATGGTCACTCAAACCTATGGAGACATGCTGTTTTGTCCCGGATCGGAAGTTTTAAAGGAATTTCCTTCTCCGGAGTCGCTCAAGAAGCATATCATAATATCAACAAAACCTCCTAAGAAGTATCTTGAGGCCCAGGAaatcaaggaaaaggaaattaaacaGCAAAAGAGCAAGGCCTCAACCGATGAAGAGGCTTGGGGAAAAGAATTACCTGAACTCAAAGGCGGGGACTCTGTAGCTGGTGATTCG AATGATTCAGATGAAGAAGACAATAATCACGAGGAAGTACTGGACGACGGTGATAAAGCACAAAGCGATGTGATGCCGGGATATGTGAGGCTCATAGCTATCCATGCCATGAGACGAAAGGGTGAATTGAAAGATTACCTGAGGGTGAATCCTGATAAAGTAACGCGCCTGAGCTTAAACGAGCAAAAGCTTGAAAAAGCAGTCGCTGCCCATGGGAAAGACCTTATCAG GTTTACCCAGAGGAACTTGCTGAGGGTATTCCCGAAGTCCACGCGTTTTGACTCGTCGAACTACAATCCAATGATCGGATGGAGGTACGGAGCTCAAATGGTTGCACTCAACATGCAG GGACATGGAAGACCACTCTGGTTAATGCATGGAATGTTCAGAGCAAATGGTGGTTGCGGTTATGTCAAGAAACCAGAATTCCTAATGAAATCTGGCCCGGACAATGAGGTTTTCGATCCCAAGGCCAAACTTCCGGTGAAAACAACTTTGAAA GTGACTGTGTATATGGGAGAAGGATGGTACTACGATTTTCATTGTACGCATTTTGACGCATACTCACCCCCGGATTTTTACGCCCGG GTAGGAATTGCCGGAGTTCCAGCGGATACTGGCATGAAGAGAACGAAAACGTGGGAAGACAATTGGACACCGGCTTGGAACGAAGAATTCGAGTTCCCTTTAACTGTTCCGGAACTGGCTTTACTTCGGATCGAAGTTCATGAGTATGACGTTTCGGAAAAGGATGACTTTGGAGGCCAAACGTGCCTACCGGTGTGGGAGCTGCGAAGAGGGATACGATCGGTTCCGCTCCATAACTACGAGGGAGAGAAGTATCCATCCGTGAGGCTTCTTATGCGCTTCGAGTTCTTTTGA